One Scophthalmus maximus strain ysfricsl-2021 chromosome 1, ASM2237912v1, whole genome shotgun sequence genomic region harbors:
- the si:dkeyp-97a10.3 gene encoding uncharacterized protein si:dkeyp-97a10.3 produces MRRPSLLISLSLAVFLSADVLAQNQVQIQFQEDPVQVQTGTQIVFTVLTVSQVLSVTWQYQGDVTLGLWAGGAAVVNPVPQFQGRVTITATQLRIGGAQLRDAGNYTVDVIPFGTTGLTPNSRSVQLRVFDAVAGVSLFVPSVAVEGNNVSLRCTWTAGTEITVLWGKGGTAVTADSRITISDGSLVINPARRGDAGEYTCTVSNPVSAQTATRSLTVYYGPDTPVLTKDSPKECVGGGDVLVGQTVRLTCMSDSLPPALFSWQRDGQSVASGQPDSGVLSLQTVSTDESGRYVCTARNAVTGATAEQGTDLAVVDTCLNAGEVAGIVIGGLLLILIIVLLIVLIVFLVRRRRDQSRRPVFVQKTNPNPRPIPPDPQHNGARESGQGRHPPLYHVDTPHYGRLYTTPHETNGNPQTLPLNSLHNSNTHQHNGQTHTNGLLHNAIQNTNSYPHNGVENLGFTHADSQNANTLPNTQQQNSNILIQAGSFPGGNQPPAVQVSLSTPPQNNGAQMPTIHVNLNSYPTNGPQPQQHSANNNGSSQTQQNLSHAAQSDPRMQSGQSYPSDPRLTGHTDAGQQAQRGLIPTGYTHFNGNNVSQQNADTQTDQEDMARRSPSDRNSEGHDDSPSSSRRLMPWDRLRGTPSYPSGRHQRGQLSPEIASDTTDYSAYPPIPEARTANGSRPRPQSQTSLLSRVLNRQVAPPADRQTGSRSADHRGLSFRSVAQFEALRDTQRNPRTQRESDQREIRGSPSRQAASRQEAMHSNSPQALPHMSQQASVGHSAMSQRPAAPQSADTRALADPNHLPQAHVSQQHRAAPIQNSPQGLGVQTQPVTHGASQPRQGGTAPAPKPSAQLDPSHLTQAALHAHTERAQTFQNRKQQTQAALLHPGPQTRAPAAGAQHAPTPPPVLPIAQFQTLPRERTQRKSPARGPQPPRPPVNMPVTQRNLHVQKRTNEQRHPAAMPHGRPHHPGNGHMHASANRHAHAHAHGHPTHFTKPRQQQAHGGRPRR; encoded by the exons ttttcctctctgctgatgTTCTGGCTCAGAACCAGGTACAGATCCAGTTCCAGGAAGACCCGGTGCAGGTTCAAACTGGTACCCAGATAGTGTTCACAGTGCTGACGGTGTCTCAGGTCCTGTCCGTCACATGGCAGTACCAAGGAGATGTCACTCTGGGCCTGTGGGCCGGGGGCGCTGCAGTGGTTAATCCAGTGCCCCAGTTCCAGGGCAGGGTCACCATCACTGCCACCCAGCTCCGAATCGGCGGCGCCCAGCTCCGAGATGCCGGAAACTACACGGTGGATGTGATCCCCTTCGGCACCACAGGCCTGACTCCAAACTCCAGATCAGTGCAGCTGAGGGTGTTCG ACGCAGTGGCCGGCGTGAGTCTGTTTGTTCCCTCGGTGGCGGTGGAGGGGAATAACGTGTCTCTGAGGTGTACGTGGACTGCCGGGACAGAGATAACAGTCCTGTGGGGCAAGGGAGGCACAGCCGTCACCGCCGACTCCAGGATCACCATATCAGATGGTAGCCTGGTCATCAACCCAGCCAGACGGGGGGATGCCGGGGAGTACACGTGTACCGTCAGCAACCCTGTCAGTGCCCAAACTGCCACACGGAGCCTCACCGTCTACT ATGGCCCGGACACTCCGGTGCTGACCAAGGACAGCCCAAAAGAGTGTGTTGGGGGAGGGGATGTGTTGGTGGGACAGACGGTGCGGCTCACCTGCATGTCTGACTCGCTGCCCCCTGCCCTCTTCTCATGGCAACGTGACGGACAGAGCGTTGCGTCGGGCCAGCCGGACAGCGGGGTGCTCAGCCTTCAGACCGTCTCCACCGACGAGAGCGGCCGCTACGTCTGCACGGCCAGAAACGCCGTCACTGGAGCCACGGCTGAGCAAGGGACAGACCTGGCAGTCGTCG ACACGTGTCTAAATGCAGGGGAAGTGGCGGGGATTGTGATTGGAGGTTTGCTGCTGATCCTTATCATCGTGCTCCTCATCGTGCTCATTGTTTTCCTGGTGCGAAGGAGGCGGG ACCAGTCGAGACGGCCTGTGTTTGTTCAGAAGACCAACCCAAATCCCAGGCCTATC CCTCCAGACCCACAACATAATGGTGCGAGGGAATCGGGTCAAGGTCGGCACCCCCCCCTCTATCACGTGGATACACCCCACTACGGACGCTTATACACAACGCCGCACGAAACCAATGGCAACCCACAGACTCTGCCACTGAACAGCCTGCATAACtctaacacacaccaacacaatgGTCAGACCCACACAAATGGACTCCTTCACAATGCTATTCAGAACACCAATTCATATCCACACAATGGCGTCGAAAACCTGGGTTTCACGCACGCTGATTCACAGAATGCAAACACGctcccaaacacacaacagcaaaattCAAATATTCTCATACAGGCCGGCTCTTTCCCCGGTGGCAACCAGCCGCCGGCGGTTCAGGTCAGCCTTAGCACACCGCCGCAAAACAATGGTGCACAAATGCCCACGATTCACGTCAATCTTAACTCATACCCCACCAATGGCCCACAGCCTCAGCAGCACTCAGCTAATAATAATGGTTCTTCTCAAACCCAACAAAACCTGTCACATGCAGCGCAATCAGATCCCAGAATGCAAAGTGGGCAATCTTATCCTAGTGACCCGCGACTGACAGGTCACACAGACGCAGGTCAACAAGCTCAACGTGGACTAATACCGACCGGGTACACGCATTTTAACGGCAACAATGTTTCCCAGcaaaatgcagacacacagaccgACCAGGAGGACATGGCACGTCGTAGTCCGTCTGATAGAAACTCGGAAGGACACGACGACAGTCCCAGCTCCTCCCGTCGACTGATGCCATGGGATCGCCTCAGAGGGACACCTTCGTATCCGAGCGGTAGGCATCAGAGAGGCCAGCTATCACCTGAGATCGCCTCTGACACTACAGACTACTCAGCCTATCCTCCCATACCAGAGGCAAGAACAGCAAACGGATCTCGACCTCGACCTCAGAGCCAAACCAGTTTGCTGAGCAGAGTCTTGAACAGACAAGTCGCTCCACCAGCGGACAGGCAGACGGGGAGCCGTTCGGCTGATCATCGAGGCCTGAGCTTTCGCAGTGTGGCGCAGTTTGAGGCTttaagagacacacagagaaaccCCCGTacacagagggagagtgatCAGCGAGAAATCAGAGGTTCGCCTAGTAGACAGGCTGCCTCCAGGCAGGAAGCCATGCACAGCAATAGCCCCCAGGCACTGCCTCACATGAGCCAGCAGGCCTCCGTTGGACACTCTGCCATGTCACAAAGACCCGCTGCACCGCAAAGTGCAGATACAAGAGCTTTGGCTGATCCTAATCACCTTCCCCAGGCACACGTGTCCCAGCAACACAGAGCAGCACCCATCCAAAACTCACCACAGGGCCTGGGCGTGCAGACTCAACCTGTCACGCACGGTGCCAGTCAACCTCGCCAAGGAGGCACCGCTCCAGCACCAAAACCTTCTGCCCAGCTCGATCCCAGTCACCTAACCCAGGCTGCACTTCACGCCCACACTGAGAGGGCTCAGACATTTCAAAATCGTAAACAACAGACCCAGGCTGCCCTGCTTCACCCCGGGCCACAGACTCGAGCTCCTGCTGCCGGGGCTCAGCATGCGccgactcctcctcctgtgctACCCATCGCGCAGTTCCAGACCCTCCCCAGAGAGCGCACTCAGCGCAAATCTCCAGCTAGAGGCCCTCAGCCCCCCAGGCCTCCCGTCAACATGCCGGTTACTCAACGGAACCTGCATGTGCAAAAGCGGACCAATGAGCAGCGTCATCCTGCCGCGATGCCCCACGGACGTCCTCACCACCCTGGAAATGGCCACATGCATGCCAGTGCAAACAGACATGCCCATGCCCATGCCCACGGGCACCCTACCCACTTCACCAAACCGCGACAG CAACAGGCTCATGGAGGGAGACCAAGACGATGA